A single Pochonia chlamydosporia 170 chromosome Unknown PCv3seq00011, whole genome shotgun sequence DNA region contains:
- a CDS encoding FAD binding domain-containing protein (similar to Neosartorya fischeri NRRL 181 XP_001261662.1), whose translation MSDSKSSFRVIVVGAGVSGLAAAHALQKAGIDHVVLERRSVVAPPEGASIAMYPHGSRILHQFGCLDAIKKHCNPPGRWVARLPSGKAIANNGVFRVLEKNHGSGLLLIERRQFLQELYDTLPDKSTIKTGRAIKDIKQDDKGVEVILNDGEIERGDLVLGCDGVYSTVRSIMWDHANASTPGLISVKEKLTIRADWKCLVVMTNEVPELGRRDLTVVHNKDYSHMFTMTEKHGYFFVFFRLDKPCTWPNRPRYTDQDAQELADRIANHPISDTVVFGEVWKRRIRANVVNLEEGVLDHWFHGRIALAGDSVHKVTPNMAFGGNSGIESIAVLVNHLRRMLLETNQSKLTADLLEQTLAAYQGERVDRMKQIMEFSGEITRVQAWHTAKDKFMANWLVPLLPDSFFGDQLGRLIAGAPKLDFVDAEDFPSGNMRWKDAINVASLQPQKEGYSPPSRLGWASAMAAFIMVVYM comes from the exons ATGTCTGATTCAAAATCTTCGTTTCGTGTCATCGTCGTTGGGGCTGGCgtgtctggcctggccgCAGCCCATGCCCTGCAAAAAGCCGGTATCGACCATGTGGTCCTGGAAAGAAGATCTGTCGTGGCACCACCCGAGGGCGCAAGCATTGCAATGTATCCACACGGGTCGCGCATACTTCACCAATTTGGTTGTCTCGATGCTATAAAAAAGCATTGTAATCCCCCTGGCCGATGGGTTGCCAGGCTACCCAGCGGTAAAGCGatcgccaacaacggcgtGTTTCGGGTTCTGGAGAAGAA TCATGGCTCCGGTCTCCTCCTCATCGAACGAAGACAGTTTCTACAGGAGCTGTATGATACACTGCCCGACAAGAGCACAATAAAGACAGGCCGGGCCATCAAGGATATAAAACAAGACGACAAAGGTGTAGAAGTAATCCTGAACGACGGGGAGATAGAACGTGGTGATTTGGTTCTTGGTTGCGATGGCGTGTACAGCACGGTGCGCTCTATTATGTGGGATCATGCGAATGCATCCACGCCAGGTTTAATTTCTGTGAAAGAGAAGCTAA CTATCCGGGCAGACTGGAAATGTCTAGTTGTCATGACCAATGAGGTTCCCGAGCTCGGGCGAAGGGATCTCACAGTGGTACATAATAAAGACTACTCACATATGTTTACAATGACAGAGAAGCATGGGTATTTCTTCGTATTCTTTAGATTAGACAAACCATGCACTTGGCCAAACCGACCACGATACACGGACCAGGATGCCCAAGAACTCGCAGATCGAATCGCCAACCATCCGATATCTGACACGGTAGTATTTGGTGAGGTATGGAAACGCCGCATCCGAGCAAATGTAGTGAATCTTGAAGAAGGAGTTTTGGATCATTGGTTTCACGGCAGGATTGCCCTTGCTGGCGACTCTGTTCACAAG GTGACGCCAAACATGGCATTTGGCGGAAACTCGGGTATTGAGTCAATAGCCGTTCTGGTGAATCATCTGCGCAGGATGCTACTGGAGACGAACCAGTCCAAACTTACGGCCGACTTGCTTGAACAAACTCTGGCGGCATATCAAGGCGAACGGGTCGACCGAATGAAACAGATCATGGAATTCTCCGGGGAAATCACTAGGGTTCAGGCTTGGCACACAGCCAAAGACAAATTCATGGCGAATTGGTTGGTGCCTTTGTTGCCGGATAGCTTCTTCGGAGACCAGTTGGGAAGATTGATTGCAGGTGCGCCTAAACTTGACTTCGTTGATGCCGAAGACTTTCCATCGGGAAACATGAGATGGAAAGATGCCATTAACGTTGCCTCCTTACAACCACAAAAAGAGGGTTACAGTCCCCCAAGCCGACTGGGCTGGGCAAGTGCCATGGCGGCTTTCATCATGGTTGTTTAC ATGTAG
- a CDS encoding monooxygenase (similar to Talaromyces stipitatus ATCC 10500 XP_002482122.1), whose amino-acid sequence MTTEIEQVDVIVVGTGMQQSMYQLKRNREKLYNIRWNGLIAAKTYLDFEPSANLVLLDEQQSIGGVWSAEKIYPSLYAQIKYGLFEYSFYPMRREGISPDGYISGDTINTYLNDFAKDYDLIRRTRLLHKVLRVDRVPVTQKWRVDIDSKASLECSKLIYASGATSHPVIPSWPTSTGFNATIIHSSETGGHLRELRNLRRATVVGAAKSAYDTVFLLLQNGVAVDWIIRENGTGPLAIMPPTILGIVNSMDVISTRALALFGSSIMNTKGPAYKFLQRTWLGRAFAKTFWKSVNLIAELHAGYSKTPNAAKLRPLPRGNGVFWANAGLGCASVPDFWKVFHSGHCTVHRTEIESLGDDNTVSLQNGTDIQTEYVILCTGFDKSYQPFSPELQRQLGLAADVQHNHWADLDARAEISVDNLFPSLARSPVPPITSLQNKSNCTIKAEQDTSSKAEQDAPMHGPSLHYRRLVVPALAAEGDRSIYFPGFIHTIYTPLVAEVQALWGVAFLQGLVNLPTQERMEQEVAEWNVWCRKRYLAQGKKHAYAIYDFLSYIDTLLKDLGINTVRRKNPISNLFLPYYPSLYRGLVEEFKREKSIAPECVAL is encoded by the exons ATGACGACAGAGATAGAACAAGTAGACGTTATAGTGGTTGGCACAGGTATGCAACAGTCCATGTATCAGCTTAAGCGCAATCGAGAGAAGCTATACAACATAC GTTGGAATGGACTTATAGCAGCGAAAACATACCTCGATTTTGAACCAAGTGCcaaccttgttcttctcgaTGAGCAACAATCTATTGGTGGGGTATGGAGTGCAGAAAAGATATATCCGAGTCTGTATGCTCAAATTAAATATGGGCTTTTCGAATACTCCTTCTATCCAATGCGGCGAGAAGGTATTAGCCCAGATGGCTACATATCAGGCGATACGATAAACACATACCTGAATGACTTCGCAAAGGACTACGACCTTATTCGTAGAACCAGATTGCTGCACAAAGTGCTACGAGTTGACCGTGTCCCAGTGACACAGAAGTGGAGAGTAGATATTGACAGCAAGGCATCCCTCGAATGTTCCAAACTCATTTATGCCTCCGGGGCAACCTCGCATCCAGTGAtaccatcatggccaacgTCGACAGGCTTCAACGCAACGATCATACACTCTTCAGAAACTGGGGGTCACCTAAGAGAATTGCGAAATCTGCGAAGAGCAACGGTTGTTGGCGCTGCAAAGTCTGCCTATGACACAGTTTTTCTGCTTCTACAAAATGGAGTAGCGGTTGATTGGATCATTCGGGAGAATGGCACAGGTCCGCTGGCCATTATGCCCCCAACGATTCTAGGGATAGTTAATTCAATGGATGTGATTTCAACTAGAGCCCTGGCACTGTTTGGGTCGAGTATTATGAATACGAAAGGACCTGCCTATAAGTTCTTGCAGAGAACCTGGTTAGGCAGAGCCTTCGCCAAGACATTTTGGAAGTCTGTTAACCTAATCGCTGAGCTGCACGCTGGATACTCCAAGACTCCAAACGCGGCAAAGTTGAGGCCACTTCCACGCGGCAATGG TGTATTCTGGGCAAATGCCGGATTAGGTTGCGCCAGTGTACCCGATTTCTGGAAAGTGTTTCACTCAGGGCACTGCACCGTTCACCGGACTGAAATTGAGTCATTGGGGGATGATAATACGGTTTCTCTACAGAACGGGACCGATATCCAAACTGAATACGTTATTCTTTGTACAGGCTTTGACAAATCATACCAACCATTTAGTCCGGAACTTCAGCGCCAGTTAGGCTTAGCTGCGGACGTTCAACATAACCACTGGGCAGATTTAGATGCTCGCGCCGAGATATCTGTCGACAATTTGTTTCCGTCTCTCGCCCGATCGCCAGTGCCTCCAATCACAAGTctgcaaaacaaaagcaacTGCACCATCAAGGCGGAACAAGATACCAGTAGTAAAGCTGAACAAGACGCGCCCATGCATGGGCCTAGCCTCCACTATCGACGCTTGGTCgtgccagccttggcagcagaggGAGACAGGTCTATATATTTTCCTGGCTTCATTCATACTATCTACACACCTTTGGTAGCAGAAGTCCAGGCGCTCTGGGGTGTAGCCTTTCTACAGGGACTGGTCAACCTGCCAACACAAGAACGCATGGAACAGGAGGTGGCTGAATGGAACGTATGGTGCCGAAAGAGGTACCTTGCACAAGGCAAAAAGCATGCATATGCTATCTATGACTTTTTGTCC TACATTGATACGCTTCTGAAGGATCTAGGTATTAATACGGTGCGCCGAAAGAATCCCATTTCCAATTTGTTCCTTCCTTACTATCCAAGTCTATACCGAGGATTAGTAGAGGAGTTCAAGA GGGAGAAATCGATAGCGCCAGAATGTGTTGCTTTGTAG
- a CDS encoding DNA repair protein RAD50 (similar to Exophiala dermatitidis NIH/UT8656 XP_009155447.1), whose product MATEESNVEVKNNSTLGPDEKENAVAPFEHSKLSEEGPKSDDSKQKPEQRSVTGVKWFFAYTSILSTVLLFALDGTIVANLQPAIVSAFQTEQNLAWIGVSFMLGNTTILTLGKAFGVFNMKWLFIINLILFEVGSALCGAAPNMPALIVGRVIAGVGGCGIYAGGLTYVSVLTTNHERPLYLAGIYCIWGVGCVLGPIVGGSFAQSAATWRWGFYINLPIAALFAPAYLFCLPSLDAMAGTPFVQKLRKVDWIATVVFLAGCTCFTMAINFGGTVYAFGSGSFIALWVMTIALLISFILVTIYHPGVSSEDKLLPVQFMRTADLIILPIEAFLSAAAMFVAIYYTPLVFQFTRGDGPLDAGVRLLPLICTLVFFALLNGALLPKLGYYMPWYVLGNALVLIGASLMLTLNSLTPQAKIYGYSVLIGTGIGCFQSSGVAVVSSLAPPSDVNNAVSIMTIAQVLGGAVSLSVTGAIFGNLAVQRIASVLPETSTEAIGHMITGTSSSQFRDLSDILKAKVIEQVTDTIKDTFAFLVASAALGFVLSLFLGN is encoded by the exons ATGGCGACGGAAGAATCAAACGTGGAGGTCAAAAACAACTCTACACTAGGCCCGGATGAAAAGGAGAACGCTGTAGCTCCTTTCGAGCATTCGAAATTGTCCGAAGAGGGGCCAAAGTCGGATGACAGTAAGCAGAAGCCGGAACAGAGAAGCGTGACTGGCGTAAAATGGTTCTTTGCGTATACGTCCATCCTCTCTACCGTTCTTCTGTTCGCTTTGGATGGCACCATCGTTGCCAACCTTCAACCAGCCATCGTGTCTGCCTTTCAGACGGAACAGAATCTGGCATGGATTGGCGTAAGCTTTATGCTgggcaacaccaccattctgACCCTTGGGAAAGCTTTTGGGGTCTTTAACATGAAATGGCTTTTCATTATCAATCTTATCCTCTTTGAGGTCGGCAGTGCGCTTTGTGGAGCTGCGCCGAATATGCCGGCGCTGATTGTCGGCCGAGTAATCGCAGGCGTGGGTGGTTGCGGCATATATGCTGGCGGGCTGACATACGTCTCTGTCTTGACTACAAACCACGAAAGGCCGTTGTATCTTGCAGGAATATACTGCATTTGGGGAGTAGGCTGCGTCCTCGGTCCTATCGTAGGCGGCTCATTCGCCCAGAGTGCTGCGACATGGCGATGGGGATTTTACATCAACTTGCCCATTGCTGCGCTCTTTGCCCCGGCATATTTGTTTTGCTTGCCAAGCCTGGATGCTATGGCAGGAACTCCGTTCGTGCAAAAGCTCCGCAAGGTAGATTGGATCGCCACGGTTGTTTTTCTCGCTGGCTGCACATgcttcaccatggccatcaaCTTTGGCGGGACTGTCTATGCGTTCGGCAGCGGATCTTTCATTGCACTCTGGGTCATGACTATCGCTCTTCTCATTTCCTTTATTCTGGTTACGATTTATCACCCTGGGGTGTCATCCGAAGACAAGCTTCTGCCAGTGCAATTCATGCGAACAGCTGATCTCATTATTCTGCCAATTGAGGCGTTCCTCAGCGCGGCGGCAATGTTTGTTGCTATTTACTATACCCCGCTAGTGTTTCAATTCACAAGAGGAGACGGTCCATTGGACGCCGGCGTGCGTCTACTTCCTCTGATCTGTACCTTGGTATTTTTTGCACTATTGAACGGTGCTCTTTTGCCGAAATTAGGGTACTACATGCCTTGGTACGTCCTTGGAAATGCCTTGGTCCTTATTGGAGCTAGCTTGATGC TCACGTTGAATTCACTCACACCACAAGCGAAGATTTACGGATACTCTGTCCTGATTGGTACAGGAATTGGCTGCTTCCAAAGCTCAGGGGTAGCTGTTGTCTCCTCGCTAGCACCCCCGTCCGATGTCAACAACGCAGTGAGCATCATGACAATAG CCCAAGTTCTTGGTGGAGCTGTGTCCTTGTCAGTGACTGGTGCAATATTTGGAAACCTGGCAGTGCAGAGGATAGCTTCAGTGCTTCCTGAGACCTCGACGGAAGCGATCGGACACATGATCACGGGAACGAGCAGCTCTCAGTTCCGAGATCTAAGCGATATACTCAAGGCAAAGGTTATCGAACAGGTCACTGATACTATCAAAGATACCTTCGCTTTTCTGGTAGCTTCTGCGGCCTTGGGTTTCGTTCTTTCCCTGTTCCTCGGA AATTAA
- a CDS encoding short chain dehydrogenase/reductase family oxidoreductase (similar to Neosartorya fischeri NRRL 181 XP_001261658.1), translating to MSSFKGKVIVISGAASGIGRSIAKLLARQGALLSLSDINSDGLHSVKEEIQNAKHVYENDIKDSNGIVSGQTEGAFDPIYTSVVDVRSQEACHAWLRNTSSHFGGRPIAGAANMAGVTNIPGGKGPGAGRDSTDDEWDFVLDVNLKGTVNSLRAELPYLQQGVNGRGGGAVVNAASISGLMGLPGYLPYSSSKHAVIGVTRTVAKEEGSKGIRVNAIAPAFIDTPMLDQVAEARGTSSSMDMFGGGPSPALGRLGDAEEVAELVVFLLSPRSGFITGAVINIDGGLLC from the exons ATGTCATCATTCAAAGGCAAGGTGATAGTGATTAGCGGAGCAGCATCGGGCATTGGAAGATCCATTGCGAAGTTGCTAGCCCGCCAAGGTGCTCTCTTGTCCCTCTCTGACATCAACAGTGACGGGCTCCACTCCGTTAAAGAAGAAATTCAGAACGCAAAACACGTATATGAAAATGATATAAAAGACAGTAATGGAATTGTATCGGGCCAAACAGAAGGCGCGTTTGACCCGATCTATACAAGTGTTGTAGACGTCCGATCGCAGGAAGCTTGCCACGCTTGGCTACGAAATACATCTTCTCATTTTGGTGGGCGGCCTATCGCCGGCGCAGCAAATATGGCCGGCGTCACAAATATTCCAGGTGGCAAGGGACCCGGTGCTGGTCGCGATTCGACAGACGATGAATGGGATTTTGTGCTTGACGTCAACCTGAAGGGAACTGTGAACAGTCTGCGAGCAGAGCTTCCCTATTTGCAACAAGGCGTTAAcggtcgtggtggtggtgccgtTGTCAACGCAGCAAGTATTTCTGGTTTGATGGGGTTGCCTGGTTATCTCCCTTATTCGTCCAGTAAGCATGCTGTTATTGGAGTTACGAGGACTGTAGCAAAGGAAGAGGGATCCAAAGGAATACGTGTTAATGCGATTGCACC GGCGTTTATCGATACACCTATGCTCGATCAAGTGGCAGAAGCTCGAGGCACATCGTCCTCTATGGATATGTTTGGAGGAGGCCCTTCGCCGGCTTTAGGCCGCTTGGGTGATGCCGAAGAAGTAGCAGAACTCGTTGTATTCCTTCTCAGCCCGCGAAGTGGCTTCATTACTGGAGCAGTCATAAATATTGACGGAGGATTATTGTGCTAG
- a CDS encoding fungal zn(2)-Cys(6) binuclear cluster domain-containing protein yields MNPNNRHVACKLCRDRKVRCDGTQPSCDKCRQSGEECIYLPIQQRPTKADLNQMIETLQKRLGEAEARISSFDNSTANDHIGNGHRGSNFQRPNSPVWNSNVEQAEPSAFLCPLPPFQPTTSVDNVATTGIMSNPTMSYHRHLHHSPETASGELMETLPSNGSGGTMDRGDLLLQGDGDELDILDIDLPPSRGTGSSRLRGSRDQAMVFMDTSTASSSISNSAGFPYWGGSSGGTGNSSYAESMVAPSDNEKSNSDASQATLKAITDFMTAIFQSQTEISGLALVSAEYLAWMRKAPTAVGSKTSLVYTNVLETIEERLRELREIAETRHQAAFRELVGVLPGTEQCGRVFAKGLLNHEKILQHRSEETMKYFETKYNACALLSEQTQGLPHGKPLRSMRDASRAIRDNL; encoded by the exons ATGAACCCAAACAACCGCCATGTCGCGTGCAAGCTGTGCCGCGACCGAAAGGTCCGTTGTGACGGCACTCAGCCCTCTTGCGACAAGTGCCGTCAATCTGGCGAAGAATGTATTTACTTGCCAATACAACAACGGCCCACCAAGGCCGACCTGAACCAAATGATCGAGACTCTTCAGAAGCGTTTGG GCGAAGCTGAGGCTCGTATATCCAGCTTTGATAATAGCACTGCCAACGATCAcattggcaatggccatcGTGGATCCAACTTCCAGCGACCGAATAGTCCTGTGTGGAACAGCAACGTCGAGCAGGCTGAGCCGTCTGCCTTTTTGTGTCCCCTGCCTCCATTTCAGCCAACAACCTCTGTAGACAATGTTGCAACAACGGGGATCATGAGCAATCCCACGATGTCCTATCACCGACATCTACACCATTCGCCTGAGACCGCAAGCGGCGAACTGATGGAGACTTTACCATCGAATGGCTCTGGTGGAACTATGGATCGGGGTGACTTATTGCTGCAAGGAGACGGCGACGAACTGGATATACTGGATATCGACCTTCCGCCGTCAAGGGGGACAGGATCAAGTCGCTTGCGGGGAAGCCGCGACCAAGCTATGGTATTCATGGATACAAGTACTgcctcatcctccatcaGTAACTCTGCAGGCTTCCCTTATTGGGGGGGTTCCTCTGGCGGCACAGGAAACTCGTCATACGCGGAATCTATGGTTGCGCCTTCAGACAATGAGAAATCCAATAGCGACGCATCCCAGGCGACTCTAAAAGCAATTACAGACTTCATGACAGCAATATTCCAGAGCCAGACAGAGATTTCTGGCCTTGCTTTGGTATCAGCGGAATATCTAGCTTGGATGCGCAAGGCTCCCACTGCGGTTGGATCAAAGACGAGCTTGGTTTATACCAATGTGCTGGAGACAATTGAAGAGCGATTACGAGAACTTCGCGAGATTGCTgagaccagacaccaggcTGCGTTCCGGGAGCTTGTTGGAGTCCTGCCAGGCACAGAGCAATGTGGGCGTGTTTTCGCCAAGGGCTTATTAAATCACGAGAAGATCTTGCAACACCGGTCAGAGGAGACAATGAAGTACTTTGAAACAAAGTATAATGCATGTGCTCTTCTTTCTGAACAGACCCAGGGTCTCCCACATGGGAAGCCCCTGAGATCGATGCGAGATGCTTCCCGGGCGATACGCGACAATCTCTAG